A stretch of the Acyrthosiphon pisum isolate AL4f chromosome A2, pea_aphid_22Mar2018_4r6ur, whole genome shotgun sequence genome encodes the following:
- the LOC100168177 gene encoding metaxin 1-like, with product MFKPHQLEVESWKGDWGLPSIDYKCLEVLAFARFTNAPINIYHSNNPYRSVTGHLPVVSYNKRLLMDRDSLIDCLEKQNLTPDFGLTSLQLAEEHAAISMIDAQLEPALLFAWWMDESNCLNFTKPWYRNALKFPFNWYYPNVYEREAKHKIYTLYNHLDSDNDIMMEIYAEAIKCMNVLESRLGNNFYFFGSHPTLLDAVAYSYLGPLLKAPLTGNRLQSHLKTCKNLCIWIDRITREYFKIDWQAHKCNEKKKLEETKQQMNVTPWYKRDETKNVLIGIVTVITMVVYSFKIGLISVSDTSDEEDED from the exons atGTTTAAACCTCACCAGTTGGAAGTAGAAAGTTGGAAAGGCGATTGGGGTTTGCCATCAATCGATTATAAATGCCTCGAAGTTTTG gcTTTTGCTAGGTTTACAAATGCGCCAATTAATATATACCATTCGAACAATCCGTATAGGTCCGTTACTGGGCATTTGCCTGTTGTGAGTTATAATAAGCGATTATTAATGGATCGAGACAGTCTAATTGATTGTCTTGAGAAGCAG AATCTCACACCAGATTTTGGCTTGACTAGTCTTCAATTGGCTGAGGAACATGCAGCTATTAGTATGATTGATGCTCAACTTGAACCAGCATTATTGTTTGCTtg gtGGATGGACGAGAGTAACTGCCTAAATTTTACTAAACCGTGGTATAGGAATGCTTTAAAATTTCCATTTAATTGGTATTATCCAAATGTATATGAAAGGGAAGCCAAGCACAAGATCTATACATTGTACAATCACCTAGATTCCGACAACGATATAATGATGGAG ATTTACGCAGAAGCCATTAAGTGTATGAATGTGTTGGAAAGTCGTTTGGGCAACAATTTCTATTTCTTTGGGTCACATCCTACATTATTAGATGCCGTTGCTTACAGCTATCTGGGGCCACTATTAAAAGCACCTCTAACTGGCAACAGATTGCAATCACATTTGAAGACGTGTAAAAATTTGTGCATTTGGATAGACAGGATAACGAGAGAATACTTCAAAATAGACTGGCAAGCGCACAAATGCaatgaaaaaaagaaactaGAAGAGACCAAGCAGCAAATGAATGTCACACCTTGGTATAAGAGAGAcgagacaaaaaatgttttaattggaATTGTCACAGTCATTACAATGGttgtatattcatttaaaattggtCTCATTAGT GTAAGCGATACAAGCGATGAGGAAGATGAAGATTGA
- the LOC100145829 gene encoding ribosomal protein S15-like, whose protein sequence is MAENTAEVEHKAKRPFRKFTFRGVDLDQLLDIQGEQLIELLHSRARRRFSRGGLKRKESALVKKLRRAKKDAPPMEKPEAVKTHLRNMIIVPEMVGSIIGVYNGKVFNQIEIKPEMIGHYLGEFSVTYKPVKHGRPGIGATHSSRFIPLK, encoded by the exons ATGGCTGAAAACACC GCAGAAGTTGAGCACAAGGCTAAAAGGCCTTTCCGTAAATTCACATTCCGTGGCGTTGACTTGGACCAGCTTTTGGACATCCAGGg AGAACAATTGATCGAGCTGTTGCACTCACGTGCTCGCAGGCGTTTCTCACGTGGTGGACTTAAGCGTAAAGAGTCAGCATTGGTGAAGAAATTGCGCAGAGCAAAGAAAGATGCTCCACCAATGGAAAAACCTGAAGCTGTGAAAACTCATCTACGCAACATGATCATTGTTCCTGAAATGGTTGGCAGTATCATTGGTGTCTACAATGGAAAAGTTTTCAATCAAATTGAAATCaaa CCTGAAATGATTGGTCATTATTTGGGTGAATTCAGTGTAACATACAAACCAGTTAAGCACGGAAGGCCTGGTATTGGTGCCACTCACAGCTCAAGGTTTATtccattgaaataa
- the LOC100159993 gene encoding CXXC motif containing zinc binding protein isoform X3 — protein MSNSQKIALQIKANLENVTELTPDGEDFRWYLKFRCTNCGEESDKWIYLSQDITVPMKGSRGQANLVTKCKMCSRDSSLDILPDTISKYTIEDSNKFKSIVTFDCRGISIIDFSPRNGFKCCGIETNTKFEDVNLEEKEWVDYDERQNQPVGIYDVQYQFVTVK, from the exons ATGAGTAACTCGCAA aaaatcgCATTACAGATTAAAGCAAATTTAGAAAATGTGACCGAACTAACACCCGACGGCGAAGACTTTCGATGGTATTTAAAG ttTCGATGTACAAATTGTGGTGAAGAATCTGACAAATGGATTTACTTATCTCAAGAT atAACAGTCCCAATGAAAGGAAGTAGAGGCCAAGCAAATTTAGTTACCAAATGCAAAATGTGTTCGAGAGACAGTTCGTTAG atattttacCAGACACTATTTCAAAGTATACAATAGAAgactcaaataaatttaaaagtattgtcACATTTGATTGTCGCGGCATTTCAATCATTGACTTTTCTCCTAGAAATGGGTTTAAGTGTTGTGGAATTGAAACAAACACTAAATTCGAAGATGTAAATTTAGAAGAAAAAGAATGGGTTGATTATGATGAAAGACAGAACCAGCCTGTTGGAATTTATGATGTCCAATATCAGTTTGTAACCGTCAAATAA
- the LOC100159287 gene encoding uncharacterized protein LOC100159287, translating to MYARSKTPSMGTPSVYSIHASHLTIRSSNLRSTRSMKSLRVPWYQRPILKDAYFLDTQRGALVIAFYSLFLSIFTLVTSAFDTYCLAMAAPGSTHYGYYVMSYQFVYVGSSWVRNLLVLFSLFSFVVAAVIFVTSLILISALRKEHEKRIVPWLFSFAAFTVFRFIAWLFSSIANDPIFGYNFSMILLGALFNVINVYGWILVYSLYLELFDLTKLEDLAHLRIGTMASLNASTTHSLAGSRPTTPHSTVSTVPV from the exons ATGTACGCTCGAAGTAAGACTCCCAGTATGGGAACGCCGTCCGTATATTCGATACACGCTAGTCATTTGACTATCCGATCTTCTAACCTACGGTCAACACGTTCCATGAAATCTTTACGTGTGCCATGGTATCAACGTCCTATATTGAAAGATGCTTACTTCCTTGATACACAGAGAGGTGCACTTGTCATTGCCTTCTATTCTCTG tttctaagcatttttacatTGGTGACGTCCGCGTTTGATACATATTGTTTGGCAATGGCTGCTCCTGGATCTACACATTATGGTTACTATGTCATGAGCTATCAGTTTGTATATGTTGGAAGCTCTTGgg tcaGAAATTTATTGGTCTTGTTCTCATTGTTTTCATTTGTTGTGGCAGCTGTTATTTTTGTGACAAGTTTGATTTTAATATCTGCATTACGCAAG GAGCATGAGAAACGAATTGTGCCTTGGTTATTTTCGTTTGCTGCATTTACAGTATTTCGATTTATTGCTTGGTTGTTTTCTTCAATAGCCAACGATCCCATATTTGGATATAATTTCTCCATGATTTTGCTGGGTGCATTGTTCAATGTCATCAATGTATACGGTTGGATACTCGTATATTCTTTGTATTTGGAACTGTTTGATTTGACTAAGCTTGAAGATTTAGCACATTTGAGA attggAACTATGGCCTCGCTGAATGCATCTACAACACATTCTTTAGCTGGATCTCGTCCTACTACTCCTCATAGTACTGTTTCCACTGTTCCAGTAtaa
- the LOC100159993 gene encoding CXXC motif containing zinc binding protein isoform X2 has protein sequence MVKIALQIKANLENVTELTPDGEDFRWYLKFRCTNCGEESDKWIYLSQDITVPMKGSRGQANLVTKCKMCSRDSSLVLFSDILPDTISKYTIEDSNKFKSIVTFDCRGISIIDFSPRNGFKCCGIETNTKFEDVNLEEKEWVDYDERQNQPVGIYDVQYQFVTVK, from the exons ATggtt aaaatcgCATTACAGATTAAAGCAAATTTAGAAAATGTGACCGAACTAACACCCGACGGCGAAGACTTTCGATGGTATTTAAAG ttTCGATGTACAAATTGTGGTGAAGAATCTGACAAATGGATTTACTTATCTCAAGAT atAACAGTCCCAATGAAAGGAAGTAGAGGCCAAGCAAATTTAGTTACCAAATGCAAAATGTGTTCGAGAGACAGTTCGTTAG ttttattttcagatattttacCAGACACTATTTCAAAGTATACAATAGAAgactcaaataaatttaaaagtattgtcACATTTGATTGTCGCGGCATTTCAATCATTGACTTTTCTCCTAGAAATGGGTTTAAGTGTTGTGGAATTGAAACAAACACTAAATTCGAAGATGTAAATTTAGAAGAAAAAGAATGGGTTGATTATGATGAAAGACAGAACCAGCCTGTTGGAATTTATGATGTCCAATATCAGTTTGTAACCGTCAAATAA
- the LOC100159993 gene encoding CXXC motif containing zinc binding protein isoform X1 — protein MSNSQKIALQIKANLENVTELTPDGEDFRWYLKFRCTNCGEESDKWIYLSQDITVPMKGSRGQANLVTKCKMCSRDSSLVLFSDILPDTISKYTIEDSNKFKSIVTFDCRGISIIDFSPRNGFKCCGIETNTKFEDVNLEEKEWVDYDERQNQPVGIYDVQYQFVTVK, from the exons ATGAGTAACTCGCAA aaaatcgCATTACAGATTAAAGCAAATTTAGAAAATGTGACCGAACTAACACCCGACGGCGAAGACTTTCGATGGTATTTAAAG ttTCGATGTACAAATTGTGGTGAAGAATCTGACAAATGGATTTACTTATCTCAAGAT atAACAGTCCCAATGAAAGGAAGTAGAGGCCAAGCAAATTTAGTTACCAAATGCAAAATGTGTTCGAGAGACAGTTCGTTAG ttttattttcagatattttacCAGACACTATTTCAAAGTATACAATAGAAgactcaaataaatttaaaagtattgtcACATTTGATTGTCGCGGCATTTCAATCATTGACTTTTCTCCTAGAAATGGGTTTAAGTGTTGTGGAATTGAAACAAACACTAAATTCGAAGATGTAAATTTAGAAGAAAAAGAATGGGTTGATTATGATGAAAGACAGAACCAGCCTGTTGGAATTTATGATGTCCAATATCAGTTTGTAACCGTCAAATAA